One window from the genome of Deltaproteobacteria bacterium encodes:
- a CDS encoding DMT family transporter codes for LFFGAGFLAVFLIATAQTRVLRRWPSWPVLINGVLLAGFIIFYVQAMNLTSMANAIMLVYLAPVAASIHAHFWMGERVDFVGWTLIGTALLGFAAMMKFRLDFTSHGNHASGLGFAVLAMCCYAGFILVNRMIHSQIPVMTRAFYQLLTGAIVMLPFFWTARTPISMTNGLWLLCTGFLPGFLAITFAVYALSRLPAAVFGTLAYFEPLAVVIFGWTLFNERLSLLQIAGCAMIMISGCARMLRTSRYSTS; via the coding sequence TTGTTTTTCGGCGCTGGATTTCTGGCCGTCTTCCTGATCGCCACGGCCCAGACACGCGTGTTACGACGCTGGCCTTCTTGGCCGGTGCTTATCAATGGCGTGCTTCTGGCTGGATTCATCATCTTTTATGTTCAGGCCATGAACCTGACCTCCATGGCCAACGCCATCATGCTCGTTTATTTGGCGCCAGTGGCGGCCTCGATCCATGCCCATTTCTGGATGGGAGAACGAGTTGATTTTGTTGGCTGGACCCTTATCGGTACGGCCCTGCTTGGTTTCGCGGCCATGATGAAATTTCGACTGGATTTCACTAGCCACGGCAATCATGCAAGCGGTCTGGGCTTCGCCGTGTTGGCCATGTGCTGTTATGCTGGTTTTATTCTGGTCAACCGCATGATCCACTCGCAAATTCCAGTCATGACCCGAGCTTTCTACCAACTTTTGACCGGTGCGATCGTGATGCTGCCGTTTTTTTGGACAGCCCGGACACCCATTTCCATGACCAATGGCCTGTGGCTCCTCTGCACGGGATTTCTACCTGGATTCTTGGCCATTACCTTCGCAGTCTACGCCCTGAGTCGTCTACCCGCCGCCGTTTTTGGCACCCTCGCCTATTTCGAGCCTCTGGCCGTGGTTATTTTTGGGTGGACGCTCTTCAACGAACGGCTCTCGCTTCTCCAAATAGCTGGCTGCGCCATGATCATGATCAGTGGCTGCGCCAGGATGCTGAGAACCTCTCGATACTCCACATCCTAA